Genomic segment of Peribacillus frigoritolerans:
GGTGAATGGATATAAGCTTATCGTAAGCGCCCGAAATGATACGGAGGCTGGTCAGTTAAAACGAAAATACTCCGGCATCATTTCGAATATCTACCAAACATTCGGTTTTCCTCCGTTGACACTTGAAGCGGAAGTGAAGGAAACGGTTTCGAATCCTGATTACCAGAAGTTTTTAGAAGAGAAACAAAAGGAAGATGCAGAAAAGGGACTTGCCGCCCTAGTGGAAATGCAGAAGAAAGAATCGGAAAAAGGCGGCGACGATGGCGTCTACGAAGGACCGGTTAAAATTGGCTATACGATTAAAGAAGATGCGGATTTCCGCAGAATCGAACAAATTATCGATGAAGAGCGCAAGATTGCTATCGAAGGCTTCGTATTTGATGCAGAAGTGCGTGAGTTGCGAAGCGGACGAAGCCTGTTGACATTTAAAGTCACCGATTATACGAGCTCGATATTGGTCAAAATGTTTTCGCGTGATAAAGAAGATGCTGCCATACTTGCCCGAGTGAAAAAAGGGATGTGGGTACGTGCCCAAGGCAGCATCCAAAATGATACATTCGTACGTGACCTTGTAATGATCGCAAATGATATAAATGAAATTTCTAAACAAGGACGGCAGGATAAGGCCCCAGAAGGAGAAAAGCGTGTAGAACTGCATATGCATACCCCAATGAGCTCGATGGATGCAGTGACACCTACTTCAGCGCTTGTTGCCCAAGCTGCAAAGTGGGGGCATAAGGCTGTTGCCATTACAGATCATGCGGGAGCACAATCATTTCCTGAAGCTTATAGTGCCGGTAAAAAGAATGGTATCAAAATCCTTTATGGCGTCGAAGTGAATCTTGTAAATGATGGTGTACCCATCGTTTATAATGAGGCGCATATCGCTTTGGCAGATGCCACCTATGTTGTGTTTGACGTAGAGACGACGGGTCTGTCAGCCGTTTATGATACGATCATTGAATTTGCTGCAGTGAAAATCCGTGACGGTGACATCATAGATCGATTCGAGTCATTTGCTAATCCGCATCACCCACTATCCAATACGACGATAGAATTGACTGGAATTACTGATGATCTTGTAGAAAATGCTCCAGAAGTCTCGGAAGTGCTGGAAAAGTTCAAGGAATGGGCGGGCGATGCGATCCTGGTTGCCCACAACGCAGCCTTCGATATGGGGTTTTTGAATATAGGTTATAAAAACTTGGGTTATCCTAAAGCTTCCAATCCTGTGCTTGATACATTGGAACTTGCCCGTTTCTTATATCCGGAGTTTAAAAATCACCGGTTAAATACACTATGTAAAAAGTTCGATATTGATTTGACCCAGCATCATAGGGCCATTTATGACGCCGAAGCTACAGGTTACCTTATGCTGAAGATGCTGAAGGATGCGATGGAAAAGGAGATTACCCATCATGATCAACTTAATGACAATATGGGTAAAGGAAATGCTTATCAGCGTTCCCGACCGTCCCATTGTACGCTGATCGCGCAAACACAGGCTGGTTTAAAAAACCTTTTCAAATTAATTTCAATATCACACATCGATTATTTCTATCGTGTGCCCCGGTTACCGCGCTCACAACTTAAAAAGTATCGTGAAGGAATCTTGGTAGGATCGGGTTGCGATAAAGGGGAAGTTTTTGAAGGGATGATGCAGAAGGGTTTTGAGGAAGTCGTCGATATCGCCGAATTCTACGATTATCTTGAAATCCATCCGAAGGAAGTGTATCAGCATTTGATTGAGCTTGAATATGTACGGGATGATAAATCATTAGAAACGATCATCTCCAATATCGTCAAGCTTGGTGAAAAATTGGATAAGCCAGTCGTAGCTACGGGAAATGTGCATTATTTGGATCCGAATGATAAAATTTACCGTAAAATTCTCGTGAATTCACAAGGCGGCGCCAATCCGCTGAATCGTCATAAGCTTCCTGACGTACATTTTCGGACAACAGATGAAATGCTGCGGGAATTCTCCTTCCTCGGTTCCGAGAAAGCTAAAGAGGTCGTGGTGACCAACACGAATAAAATCGCTGATATGATTGATGAAATTAAGCCAATCAAGGATGAGTTATATACACCTAAAATTGAAGGTGCAGATGAAGAGATGCGTGAAATGAGTTATGGCATGGCAAGGAAGATTTATGGAGAGAACCTGCCGGAAATCGTGGAAGCCCGTCTTGAGAAAGAATTGAAAAGCATCATTGGCCACGGTTTTGCCGTTATTTATTTAATTTCTCACAAACTTGTTAAAAAATCATTGAATGATGGTTATCTAGTTGGTTCAAGGGGATCGGTTGGATCATCTTTCGTTGCCACCATGACTGAAATTACTGAGGTAAATCCACTTCCGCCGCATTATGTATGCCCGGAGTGCAAAAAATCCGAATTCTTCAATGACGGTTCTGTAGGTTCCGGATTTGACCTGCCCGATAAAGACTGTCCCGATTGCGGTATTGCTTATACAAAAGACGGGCATGATATCCCGTTTGAAACTTTCCTTGGGTTTAAAGGGGATAAGGTTCCCGATATCGACTTGAACTTCTCCGGTGAATATCAGCCGAAGGCCCATAACTATACGAAGGTCTTATTCGGTGAAGAATATGTATATCGTGCAGGGACGATTGGTACGGTCGCCGAAAAAACGGCTTATGGATATGTAAAGGGGTATTCCTCTGATAATAACATCCATATGCGTGGAGCCGAGACTGATCGCCTTGTTGCCGGATGTACTGGTGTGAAAAGGACGACAGGACAGCATCCGGGCGGAATCATCGTTGTTCCGGATTATATGGATATCTATGATTTCACACCTATTCAGTTCCCGGCGGATGACAGGAATTCCGAGTGGAAAACTACTCACTTTGATTTCCATTCCATTCATGATAATATTTTGAAACTTGATATACTTGGACACGATGATCCGACTGTAATCCGGATGCTTCAAGATTTAAGCGGCATCGATCCAAAGACCGTTCCTACCGATGATCCAGAAGTAATGAAAATATTCAGCAGCACTGAATCTTTAGGAGTTACCGAAGAACAGATCATGTGTAAAACGGGTACGCTTGGCATCCCGGAATTTGGTACGCGTTTTGTCCGGCAAATGCTTGAAGATACGAAACCTACGACATTTTCGGAGCTTGTTCAGATTTCGGGGCTTTCCCACGGTACGGATGTATGGCTGAGCAATGCACAGGAACTGATTCATAACCGGATATGTACACTAAGTGAGGTTATAGGCTGCCGGGATGATATTATGGTCTATCTGATTTATCAAGGTCTTGATCCTTCCCTAGCGTTTAAAATCATGGAATCTGTACGTAAAGGGAAAGGGCTCTCTGAGGAATTCGAAGAGGAAATGAGGAAAAATGAGGTACCGGAATGGTATATCGATTCATGTAAGAAGATTAAATACATGTTCCCGAAAGCCCATGCTGCAGCTTACGTCTTAATGGCTGTCCGGATTGCCTATTTTAAAGTCCATTTGCCTTTATTGTATTATGCAGCCTATTTCACAGTGCGTGCCGATGATTTTGAAATCGACGCCATGACACGGGGATCGCAGGCCATCAAATCAAAAATGGAAGAAATCATGGTAAAGGGATTGGATGCATCCACCAAGGAAAAGAATACATTGACGGTTCTCGAACTTGCTTTGGAAATGTGTGAACGCGGATATTCCTTCGCTAAAGTTGACTTGTACAAATCCAGTGCAGATCAATTCTTAATTGAAGGAAATACTTTGATACCGCCTTTCAATTCGATACCGGGTCTTGGGACGAATGCGGCGATCAATATTGTCAATGCGCGGAAAAATGGTGAATTCCTCTCCAAAGAAGACCTTCAACAACGGGGTAAGGTTTCGAAGACCATCCTTGAATACCTTGATAAACAAGGCTGTCTGGAGTCATTGCCTGAACAAAATCAGTTATCTTTATTTTAAATAGGGATCTGATTTCAAAAAGGAAGAAACAGACATGACATTTGCATAAATATCTTGATTATGGTATATTTTTATTGGAAATACTAAGAGGAACCAATGGCAAGAGTGGGGAAACCCACTCTTTCGTGTTGTATTGACCATTTAATTTTGAATCCGAAACCAAGCGCATACAACGCACGTATGGAGGAAACAAATGAGTAAAAAGGTAACGGAAGTCGTAGAGGAATTAGCATTACCAATTCTAGAAGAATTGCAGCTTGAATTAGTCGAAGTGGAGTATGTGAAGGAAGGTAAAAGCTGGTTCCTTCGAGTGTACATTGATAAAGAAACAGGCGTAGATATTGATGATTGCGGAAATGTGAGTGAAAAACTCAGTGAAAAGCTTGATGAGGTTGATCCGATTCCACAAAATTATTTTCTCGAAGTTTCATCACCCGGAGCAGAAAGGCCTCTGAAAAAAGAGAAGGATTTCCTTAATGCTATCGGTAAAAATGTTTACATAAAAACATACGAGCCCATTTTAGATGAAAAAGAATTCGAAGGAATCTTAACCAGTTTCGATGGTGAAGAAGTGACACTCGAAGTCACAATCAAGACAAGAAAGAAAACGATTGTCATACCATTCGAAAAGGTAGCCAAAGCAAGATTGGCGATTACCTTCTCTTAAGTCAGGCAAATCATTAATTTAAATATCCGTAAGGGGGATCACCATGGGCAATGAGTTATTGGATGCTCTCTATATTTTAGAAAACGAAAAAGGGATTTCCAGGGAGGTTTTGATCGACGCGATTGAATCTGCCCTTATATCGGCATACCGCCGTAACTTTAACCAAGCACAAAACGTACGTATCGACTTGAATCTTGGTAAAGGAACAATGCGTGTATTTGCCAGAAAAGACGTTGTTGACGAAGTGTTCGATTCACGTCTGGAAATTTCTGTTGAAGAAGCAAGAGCAATTGATCCCAACTATCAGTTAGAGGATATTGTCGAAATGGAAGTAACACCTAAGGATTTCGGCCGTATTGCTGCACAAACAGCAAAACAAGTCGTCACTCAAAGGGTGCGTGAAGCGGAACGGGGCATCATTTATGCCGAATTCATCGATCGTGAAGAGGATATCATGACTGGCATCGTTCAACGCCAGGATTCCCGTTTCATTTATGTGAGCCTAGGTAAAATCGAAGCTTTGCTCCCGGTGAATGAGCAAATGCCGAATGAACAGTATAAGCCACATGACCGCATTAAAGTTTTCATCACTAAAGTTGAAAAGACTTCCAAGGGCCCGCAAATTTTTGTATCCCGTTCACATCCTGGCCTTTTAAAACGTTTATTCGAAATCGAAGTGCCTGAAATTTTTGATGGAACAGTAGAAATTAAGTCAGTTGCCCGCGAAGCAGGCGACCGTTCAAAAATCTCCGTGCACTCCGATAACGAAGAAGTAGATCCGGTCGGTTCTTGTGTAGGCCAAAAAGGACAGCGTGTCCAGGCCATCGTCAATGAATTGAAAGGTGAAAAAATCGATATCGTTAAATGGTCGGAGAATCCGGTCATTTTCGTTGCGAATGCTTTAAGCCCTTCAAAAGTACTTGAAGTTATTGTTAAAGAAGAGGAAAAGGCTACGACTGTAATCGTTCCGGATTATCAACTTTCCCTGGCAATTGGTAAGCGTGGACAAAATGCCCGTTTAGCTGCCAAGCTTACAGGCTGGAAAATTGATATCAAGAGTGAAACGGAAGCCCGCGAAGCTGGTATTTATCCTGTGGAAGAACAGGAATTCCTTTTGAGCAGAGATAGTTATGTTACTGAAGAGGAAACAGATTTCGAAGAGGATAACGAGTAATTCGAGGTGAAAAAAGATGAATAGCCGAAAAAAAATCCCGATGCGTAAATGTGTGGCTACAGGCGAAATGAAGCCGAAGAAAGAACTCATTCGCATCGTTCGATCTAAAGAAGGGGAAGTCAGCCTGGATCCTACCGGAAAGAAATCTGGAAGGGGAGCTTATTTGACTCTTGATCGGGATGTTATCGAGCTGGCCAAAAAGAAAAATGTGCTGGCTAATCACCTTAGTACCCAAATCGATTCTTCCCTTTATGAACAATTGCTTGAATTAGTGAATAAGGAGAAAAACTAACACCATGACCCAACAACAACAATGGATGTCTCTATTAGGTTTGGCCAATCGAGCACGCAAGCTAATTTCGGGTGAAGAATTAGTGGTTAAAGAGATTAGAAGCGGTAATGCCAAAGTTGTTATTTTATCCGCGGACGCTTCAAAAAACACTGAAAAAAAAATATCTGATAAGTGCGCATTTTATCAGGTTCCTTTAAAAAGAGTCGAAAGCAGGTCATTGCTCGGCCATGCGATAGGCAAGGATGCTAGAGTTGCCGTCGCAGTTCTGGATGAAGGTTTTGCACAAAAACTCCGAACGCTGCTCGATTAAATTTTACGGGGGTGAACGTATGACAAAATTGCGTGTATATGAATATGCAAAACAAAAGAACGTTTCAAGCAAGGATGTAATAAATAAACTTAAAGAAATGAATATAGAGGTAACAAACCATATGACAGCATTAGACGATTCAACTGTAAATAAATTAAACGATTCAATCAAACCTAAAAACGAAGATAAAAGCCAAGAACCAAAAGCTAACGCTACGGTTGCGAAGTACGAAGCTGAAGCGGATGAAAAGAGCACAGTCAATAAAGAAAAACTGAAGAAGAAACCACCAGTTAAACCTGTAGGGACGAAAAAACCAACAGGTCAGTTCAACAAAGGTCGCAATAACAAGAATAAAAATAATAAACAAAGACAACAAGCGCCTCAGGCACCTGTAACAAAACGTAAAGAAAGGGAACTTCCAGAGAAAATTACGTTTTATGAGTCTTTGACGGTTATGGAGCTTGGAAAGAAACTTCACCGTGAACCTTCTGAAATCATTAAAAAGCTCTTTATGCTTGGAGTTATGGCAACAATCAACCAAACTTTGGAAAAAGATGCAATTGAATTGATTTGTGCGGAATACGGTGTAGTGGCCGAAGAAGAGATTCGTGTCGACCTAACAGACCTTGAATCACTTGTCACTGAGGATGCTTCTGAAGATTTGATCGAACGTCCGGCTGTCGTGACGATCATGGGTCACGTTGACCATGGTAAAACGACATTGCTTGATTCTATACGCCATACAAAAGTAACTGAAGGCGAAGCGGGCGGAATCACTCAGCATATCGGTGCTTATCAAGTTAAAGTTAATGATAAGAAAATAACATTCCTGGATACACCAGGCCATGCTGCGTTTACAACAATGCGTGCCCGCGGTGCACAAGTTACCGATATCACCATCCTTGTCGTCGCTGCGGATGATGGCGTTATGCCTCAAACGATTGAAGCGATCAACCATGCTAAAGCGGCTGAAGTTCCAATTATCGTCGCTGTCAATAAGATGGATAAAGAAGCTGCCAATCCGGACCGTGTCATGCAAGAATTGACAGAACACGGTTTAGTTTCTGAAGCATGGGGCGGAGACACGATCTTCGTACCAATTTCAGCTAAAAACGGTGAAGGAATCGACAGCTTGCTTGAAATGATTCTTCTTGTCAGTGAAGTGGAAGAGTATAAAGCTAATCCATCTCGTAAAGCAAATGGAACGGTCATCGAAGCACGTTTGGATAAAGGGCGCGGATCGGTTGCCACTTTGCTAGTTCAAAACGGAACGTTGAAAATCGGCGATCCGATTGTTATCGGTAATACATTCGGACGTGTTCGTGCTATGGTTAACGATCTTGGACGCCGTGTTAAGGATGCAGGTCCTTCAACACCGGTTGAAATCACTGGATTGAACGAAGTGCCACAGGCCGGCGATCGTTTCATCGTCTTTGAAGATGAGAAAACGGCCCGTCAAGTTGGGGAAGTGCGTGCACAAAGGCAACTTGCTTCACAACGTAATGAAAAATCCCGTGTAACCCTTGATACATTGTTCGAGCAAATGAAAGAAGGGGAAATTAAAGAATTGAACATCATTTTAAAGGCTGATGTTCAAGGTTCTGCGGAAGCAGTAGCCGCTTCCCTGAATAAAATAGAAGTGGAAGGCGCTAAAGTGAAAATCATACACACTGGCGTCGGTGCTATCACAGAGTCTGACATCATCCTTGCTACAGCTTCGAATGCAATCGTCATCGGTTTCAACGTCCGTCCTGACGTGAATGCGAAGCGTGCAGCTGAATCAGAAAATGTTGATGTCCGTCTTCACCGCATCATCTACAAAGCGATCGAAGAGATCGAGTCGGCTATGAAAGGGATGCTTGACCCTGAATTCGAAGAAAAAATTATCGGTCAGGCTGAAGTCCGTACGACTTTCAAAGTATCCAAGGTGGGTACGATTGCCGGTTCTTACGTTACAGAAGGAAAAATTACTCGTGACAGCGGAATTCGCTTGATTCGTCAAGGTGTCGTCATTTTCGAAGGTGAAATTGATGCATTGAAACGCTTTAAAGATGATGTAAAAGAAGTGGCAACGAACTATGAGTGCGGTATTACGATTAAAAATTACAACGACCTTAAAGAAGGCGATGTAATTGAAGCGTATGTTATGGAAGAGATTGAACGTAAATGATCGTTGGCTCTGTCCAATGTGAATGCATCATCCATGACACCCATTCTTTGAAAGAAAAACGGGCCGTGCTTCAGCGTGTCATGACACGGCTTAAGCAGAAGTTCAACATTTCTGTAGCAGAAACCGATTTTCAGGATTTATGGCAGCGGACTAAGATTACTATCGTTACCGTAACATCCTCGAGGAAGGCTACTGAACGGGAACTTCAAAATGCCCTTAAATTTCTAGATTCTTTTCCGGAACTAGAGCGAACAATAACAGATATAGACTGGCTTTAGGCTATTGAGGTGATATTATGAGCCTTCGTTCAAATCGTGTTGGCGAACAAATGAAAAAAGAGCTGAGTGAAATTATCGGCCGAAAAATTAAAGATCCAAGAATCGGATTTGTTACTGTGACGGATGTCGCGGTTACAGGCGATTTACAACAGGCAACAGTTTATATTTCCGTTTTGGGTGACCAGGAACAAAGGGAGAAAACCCTGCAAGGTCTAGCTAAGGCGAAAGGATTCATGCGTTCAGAAATTGGGCAGCGGATCCGCCTCCGCAAAACCCCTGAGCTGTTTTTTGAATTTGATGAATCGGTCGATTATGGTAATCGTATCGAGTCGTTGATTTCCCAAATCAATAAACCGGCTGAAAAAGACGAGGAATAAGCAAGCAGTAAAAGGAGGCCGACTCAATAAGTGCTTTGCACTTCTTGAAGTCGGTCTCTTTTTTTTGAAAAATGGATATGTAAAAAAACGATAAACACCTATCGGAATTGGAATTCATTTTGCTTTATGATAGTAATTTAGGGTGTTTTATAAATGATGAGGTGAAAGCGTGAACGGTATTCTTCCATTATGGAAACCCAAGGGATTGACATCCCATGATTGTGTTTTTAAATTAAGAAAGATCCTGAAGACAAAAAAGGTAGGGCACACAGGTACTCTAGATCCTGATGTAACAGGGGTTTTACCTATTTGTATTGGCAGGGCAACCAAGATAGCCGAATATTTGACAGAAGCCGGTAAAGCGTATGAAGGGGAAGTGACCCTTGGTTTTTCCACGACAACTGAAGACGCAAGCGGTGAAAAAGTGGAAGAGAAAAAGGTTGATCAAGTGATTCAGCGTAAACGGATTCTGGAAGTGCTGGAATCACTGACTGGAAAGATTGAACAGACGCCGCCAATGTATTCAGCAGTAAAGGTAAACGGGAAGAAGTTATATGAATATGCCCGTGCAGGGGTGGAAGTGGAGAGGCCGACAAGGGAGGTCACCATTTATGATATTACCCTTCTCGATGATCGTTCTGAATTTAAAGGGGAAACCATTTCTTTTCGGTTTCGCGTCAAATGCAGCAAAGGAACGTATATTCGGACGCTTGCAGTCATGATGGGGGAAGAATTGGGTTTTCCTGCCCATATGTCAGACTTGACACGTATTGAATCAGCAGGTTTTAAGCAGGAGGATTGTTTCACATTTTCTGAAGTGGAAGACTTCATGGAAAGTGGACAAACGGATAAATTTTTGCTGCCTTTGGAACGGGGATTATTTCATTTGCCCAAATTTCAGATTAGTGATAAAGTAGCAAAGAAAGTACTTAACGGTGCGGTATTGGAACAAACAAAGGATGTTGTTGTTGATAAAGGGATGCCTTTTGTTATGGTCGACCCAGCAGATAAGGCCATTGCCATTTATCAAATACATCCGACAAAAGAGGGATTAATTAAACCTGTAAAAGTATTGGCACAAGAATTATAGACCGTTTTACCGCCGGAAAGAGGAGATTGAAAGGTGAAAGTGATCGCAATAGAGCATCCTCATCAATTTAATTCGGATGATTTTCCCGAGCTTGTAATGGCGCTTGGATTTTTTGATGGTATACATAAAGGTCATCAGATTGTTATTCAGACCGCCAAGCAAAAAGCCGATGAAATGAATCTTAAGTCAGCAGTAATGACATTTGACCCGCATCCTTCTGCAGTACTGGGTAGGAAAACGGAAAATATCCGCTATATCACTCCACTTGAAGATAAAGTGGATATCATAGAGTCGATGGAGATAGATTATTTATTCATTGTCCATTTCAGCAAGGAATTTGCTTCGGTACTGCCGGAACGGTTCGTTGACGAATACATTGCCGGGCTGAATGTCCGTCACGTAGTTGCAGGCTTTGATTATTCCTACGGTCGCTATGGTCAAGGATCGATGGATGATTTGCCTGTTTATGCACAGGGCAGATTTTCACAGACAGTCGTCGCAAAACAGACAATTGAAGATGAAAAGGTTAGCTCGACGAGAATCAGGGAAACTCTCGGTGATGGCAGCTTTACCGACTTCTATCATTTGGCTGGCCGCCGCTATTTAACGAAAGGTCATGTCGTTCACGGTGAAAAGCGGGGCAGGAAATTGGGTTTCCCCACCGCTAATATTGAAGTGGGTGATGATTATATTTTTCCTGCTGCCGGCGTATATGCCGTCAGGATCAAAATAAGCGGTAAATGGTATAAAGGGGTTTGCAATGTCGGCTACAAACCTACATTCCACGAAGAAAAACCTAAATATCCGACTGTAGAGGTTCATGCCTTGGAGTTCTCGGGTGATATTTATGGCAACCAGGTCTCGGTTGAATGGCATACAAGACTTCGGAGTGAGCAGAAATTTTCCGGACTTGAAGCATTGGTCGCTCAGATCGAAACGGATAAGCAAAATGCCATAGCCTATTTTGCAAAGCTTGAAGGATAAAAAGACAAGACTTGCAATTTTAATGAAAAACATGTATTCTATTGTATGTATGAAAATAACCATTGCTTGGCTAGTCGAGACTCCGACGCTGGCTCGGTAATAGGTGATTTTACAGAATTTTAGGAGGAATAATAACATGGCAATTACACAAGTACGCAAAAACGAACTTATCGCTGAGTTCAGAACTCACGATACTGACACTGGTTCTCCAGAAGTTCAAATCGCAGTATTAACAGAAGAAATCAACAACTTGAACGGTCACTTACGCACACACAAAAAAGACCACCATTCACGTCGCGGTCTTCTAAAAATGGTAGGTAAACGTCGTAATCTTTTAACTTACCTACGTAACAAAGACGTTACTCGTTACCGTACACTAATTAACAAATTAGGTCTACGTAGATAATTTTTTCAGGAAGGCGGGAAATTTCCCGCTTTTTTGATGTTAATCAAATGATTTGGACGTATTCTACTTAAGGCTGGGCCTTCGTCCTTGGGACTCGGCAGGAGCCGGGTCCTTTTCCATTTATAAATGATCGGGATATACATAATCAAATGAATGAAATTTTTATTCATTTTACTGTTAATGCTTGTTTTTTTCGTGCATAATAGGAATAGTTTGGTTTTAACTCGAGTTCAGTTACTTTTCACATATAAATGATTTATCCAATACAGGTTTAGGTAAACTAAGCCTCTAAGTGAAGATTCAGAGAGGGGTTTAATAAATGGGACAGGAAAAACATACGTATTCATTTGACTGGGCCGGCCGTAATGTAACGGTAGAGATAGGGCAATTGGCCAAACAAGCGAACGGGGCAGTATTAGTCCGTTATGGAGAAACTGCTGTATTAAGTACAGCAACGGCTTCGAAGGAACCTAGAAATGTCGACTTTTTCCCTTTGACAGTCAACTACGAAGAAAGACTTTATGCAGTCGGTAAAATTCCGGGAGGCTTCATTAAACGTGAAGGACGACCGAGTGAAAGGGCAATTCTTGCAAGCCGCTTGATTGACCGTCCAATCCGTCCGCTTTTCGCCGACGGCTTCAGGAATGATGTTCAGATCATCAGCATGGTCATGAGTGTCGATCAAGATTGTTCTACGGAAATGGCAGCTATGCTAGGTTCTTCACTTGCACTTTCAGTTTCCGATATTCCGTTCGAAGGTCCAATTGCCGGAGTTGTAGTGGGGAGGATCAATAATGAATTCATTATTAACCCTACTGTCGACCAACTAGCTGAAAGTGACATCAATCTGACGGTTGCCGGCACAAAAGATGCTATCAACATGGTTGAAGCCGGAGCAAATGAAGTACCAGAGGAAACGATGCTTGAAGCAATCATGTTTGGACATGATGAAATCAAGAAGATCATTGCATTCCAAGAGAAAATCGTTGCTGAAATCGGCAAGGAAAAAATGCAGGTCACTTTATATCAAGTGGATGCAGAACTGGAAGCAGAAGTGAAAGGCCTATGTGAAGCAGACTTGAACAAAGCTGTACAAGTTCAGGAAAAACATGCTCGTGAAGACGCGATCAAAGAAGTAAAAGATCGTGTATTGGGTCATTATGAGGAAGAAACTGATGAAGAGAAATTAAAGCAGATCAAAGAAATCCTGAATAAATTGGTCAAATCCGAAGTCCGCCGTTTAATCACGGAAGAAAAAGTGCGTCCGGATGGCCGTAATCCTGACGAAATCAGACCATTATCATCAGAAGTTACCATTCTGCCACGTACACATGGTTCCGGATTGTTCACACGCGGACAAACCCAAGCTCTATCCATCTGTACATTAGGTGCACTTGGTGATGTGCAGATTCTGGACGGACTTGGAACCGAAGAGTCAAAACGTTTTATGCACCACTATAACTTCCCGCATTTCAGTGTCGGTGAAACTGGCCCTATCCGTGGGGCAGGACGCCGTGAAATCGGTCATGGTGCACTTGGTGAAAGGGCATTGGAGCCTGTTATTCCAAACGATAAAGACTTCCCTTATACAATCAGGCTTGTTTCTGAAGTGCTTGAATCAAACGGTTCAACATCACAAGCAAGTATCTGTGCAAGCACTTTGGCAATGATGGATGCAGGTGTTCCATTGAAAGCTCCAGTTGCCGGTATTGCCATGGGTCTTGTCAAGTCAGGTGAGCACTATACAATCTTAAC
This window contains:
- the nusA gene encoding transcription termination factor NusA — its product is MGNELLDALYILENEKGISREVLIDAIESALISAYRRNFNQAQNVRIDLNLGKGTMRVFARKDVVDEVFDSRLEISVEEARAIDPNYQLEDIVEMEVTPKDFGRIAAQTAKQVVTQRVREAERGIIYAEFIDREEDIMTGIVQRQDSRFIYVSLGKIEALLPVNEQMPNEQYKPHDRIKVFITKVEKTSKGPQIFVSRSHPGLLKRLFEIEVPEIFDGTVEIKSVAREAGDRSKISVHSDNEEVDPVGSCVGQKGQRVQAIVNELKGEKIDIVKWSENPVIFVANALSPSKVLEVIVKEEEKATTVIVPDYQLSLAIGKRGQNARLAAKLTGWKIDIKSETEAREAGIYPVEEQEFLLSRDSYVTEEETDFEEDNE
- a CDS encoding YlxQ family RNA-binding protein, with amino-acid sequence MTQQQQWMSLLGLANRARKLISGEELVVKEIRSGNAKVVILSADASKNTEKKISDKCAFYQVPLKRVESRSLLGHAIGKDARVAVAVLDEGFAQKLRTLLD
- a CDS encoding PolC-type DNA polymerase III, whose translation is MDQNPNSGRERFQLLLQQMDLTEDAFVNYFIGAEIDKLSIERESKTWHFAFNIPALIPCSVHTRLATHLASTFSHIAKVTFNLNVANPQVTEQLVKEYWKNCIGELEGMSPALLSLLNEQVPTVNGYKLIVSARNDTEAGQLKRKYSGIISNIYQTFGFPPLTLEAEVKETVSNPDYQKFLEEKQKEDAEKGLAALVEMQKKESEKGGDDGVYEGPVKIGYTIKEDADFRRIEQIIDEERKIAIEGFVFDAEVRELRSGRSLLTFKVTDYTSSILVKMFSRDKEDAAILARVKKGMWVRAQGSIQNDTFVRDLVMIANDINEISKQGRQDKAPEGEKRVELHMHTPMSSMDAVTPTSALVAQAAKWGHKAVAITDHAGAQSFPEAYSAGKKNGIKILYGVEVNLVNDGVPIVYNEAHIALADATYVVFDVETTGLSAVYDTIIEFAAVKIRDGDIIDRFESFANPHHPLSNTTIELTGITDDLVENAPEVSEVLEKFKEWAGDAILVAHNAAFDMGFLNIGYKNLGYPKASNPVLDTLELARFLYPEFKNHRLNTLCKKFDIDLTQHHRAIYDAEATGYLMLKMLKDAMEKEITHHDQLNDNMGKGNAYQRSRPSHCTLIAQTQAGLKNLFKLISISHIDYFYRVPRLPRSQLKKYREGILVGSGCDKGEVFEGMMQKGFEEVVDIAEFYDYLEIHPKEVYQHLIELEYVRDDKSLETIISNIVKLGEKLDKPVVATGNVHYLDPNDKIYRKILVNSQGGANPLNRHKLPDVHFRTTDEMLREFSFLGSEKAKEVVVTNTNKIADMIDEIKPIKDELYTPKIEGADEEMREMSYGMARKIYGENLPEIVEARLEKELKSIIGHGFAVIYLISHKLVKKSLNDGYLVGSRGSVGSSFVATMTEITEVNPLPPHYVCPECKKSEFFNDGSVGSGFDLPDKDCPDCGIAYTKDGHDIPFETFLGFKGDKVPDIDLNFSGEYQPKAHNYTKVLFGEEYVYRAGTIGTVAEKTAYGYVKGYSSDNNIHMRGAETDRLVAGCTGVKRTTGQHPGGIIVVPDYMDIYDFTPIQFPADDRNSEWKTTHFDFHSIHDNILKLDILGHDDPTVIRMLQDLSGIDPKTVPTDDPEVMKIFSSTESLGVTEEQIMCKTGTLGIPEFGTRFVRQMLEDTKPTTFSELVQISGLSHGTDVWLSNAQELIHNRICTLSEVIGCRDDIMVYLIYQGLDPSLAFKIMESVRKGKGLSEEFEEEMRKNEVPEWYIDSCKKIKYMFPKAHAAAYVLMAVRIAYFKVHLPLLYYAAYFTVRADDFEIDAMTRGSQAIKSKMEEIMVKGLDASTKEKNTLTVLELALEMCERGYSFAKVDLYKSSADQFLIEGNTLIPPFNSIPGLGTNAAINIVNARKNGEFLSKEDLQQRGKVSKTILEYLDKQGCLESLPEQNQLSLF
- the rimP gene encoding ribosome maturation factor RimP, which codes for MSKKVTEVVEELALPILEELQLELVEVEYVKEGKSWFLRVYIDKETGVDIDDCGNVSEKLSEKLDEVDPIPQNYFLEVSSPGAERPLKKEKDFLNAIGKNVYIKTYEPILDEKEFEGILTSFDGEEVTLEVTIKTRKKTIVIPFEKVAKARLAITFS
- the rnpM gene encoding RNase P modulator RnpM, with protein sequence MNSRKKIPMRKCVATGEMKPKKELIRIVRSKEGEVSLDPTGKKSGRGAYLTLDRDVIELAKKKNVLANHLSTQIDSSLYEQLLELVNKEKN